One stretch of Pomacea canaliculata isolate SZHN2017 linkage group LG11, ASM307304v1, whole genome shotgun sequence DNA includes these proteins:
- the LOC112574824 gene encoding uncharacterized protein LOC112574824: MLYHLLLQTVKTQQSAGVSPGQPHLLLYELYNGNDVEKAVSDLSQAAIGGSLYVIADEAGSKGYTINDFPTLCDKLLTQVPHLHLWAASCFHGYAPAGWQVEHLTRPLRSPPAVVREVEQEARITTHGDVLPYSERGVPDHTDGPPVTRLYHRGQGHSGSWTDDCVTCGREVGRFLHSLRVGVTEISTTSTTLTSTSGETTPPCLQWRDVLVLYWGTVSDQSGVVTGLHEAGIPVRVMKENDIDDVATARSDVVWVADGDSVRGLERNVVVCLMSLEDSLFRSTELQPYNFTSHRLDHMSRCTSQLVIVSRHDYSPEND; this comes from the exons atgttgtatcacctgttgctgcagacagtaaagacacaacagtcagcaggtgtatcacccggtcagcctcacctcctgctgtaTGAGCTTTATAACGGTAacgacgtggagaaggccgtcagcgacttgtcacaggcggcgatcggagggtcgttgtacgtcatcgctgatgaagcagGCAGTAAggg CTACACAATCAACGACTTTCCgactttgtgtgacaagctgctgacacaagttcctcatctccatctgtgggcggcaagttgtttccatggatacgcacccgccggctggcaagtggaacaTTTAACCAGACctctccgctctcctccggccgtcgtcagggaagtcgagcaggaggCGAGGATCACTACACACGGTGATGTcctgccgtacagtgagcgaggtgtacccgaccacacagacggcccacCAGttacacgactgtatcaccgaggtcagggtcactcaggtagCTGGACAgatgactgtgtcacgtgcggtcgtgaggtgggcagattcctacacagtctccgtgttggtgttacag AAATCAgcacaacatctacaacattgacctccaCCAGCGGCGagacaacaccaccctgtctacagtggagagacgtgttGGTGTTGTATTGGGGTACCGTTAGTGATCAGTCGGGTGTGGTGACAGGACTACacgaagcgggtatcccagtgcgggtgatgaaggaaaATGACATCGacgacgtggccacggcccgcagtgacgtggtgtgggtggcggatGGAGAtagtgttcgtggtctggagagaaatgTCGTGGTCTGTCTGATGTCCCTTGAAGACAGTTTATTTAGATCTACGGAGTTACAACCGTACAACTTTACCTCTCACCGACTTGACcacatgtcccgctgtacgtcacaacttgtaaTTGTCTCCCGTCACGACTACTCTCCTGAAAATGACTGA